In Synergistaceae bacterium, the sequence ACTGTTACCCTCCTTAAATTTTCTGAGTTCTTCAATAGAATGCGAGAAAGAATACGAGAATGCGCGGATTAAAGGTCAGGATTAAAGTTCAAAGCAAAAAATTCGTTCAATTTTACTGAGTTTCAACAAGACTCGTTTCGATCAGACCTGCTTTGATTTTGCAAAAATGTTTAATTTCCAATTCGTCGTTGGTTCAGCGTGTTGATGAGTCCTCCGTTCAGAAGATATTCCAAAAGGAACGGCGGGAAGGGTTCAAACTTATAAAATGCGCGGTTGTCGTTTTCTTTCATTACAACGATTTCCCCTGACGTTAAATTCACTTCGGCGCGGTCGCCTTCAACGATGGCGTCAACCGCGGCGGGGCAAACAACGGCGGGCAGCCCGATGTTGATGCAGTTTCTAAAAAAAATCCGGGCATAAGATTTGGCGACGATGGCGCCTGTTTCGGCTCCTTTCAGAGCCAGGGGCGCCTGTTCCCGACTGGAGCCGCACCCGAAATTGGATCCGGCTGCCAAAATGTCCCCTCGCGCCAGTCGCCGGGCAAATCCGGGTTTGACGTTCTCCAGAATGTGAAGCCCCAGTTCGGACGGATCCGTCAACACCATATATTGAAACGGCAGGATTTCGTCGGTGGGGACGTTGTCACCCAGCTTCCAGCAGTGATTCATTTTATCTCCCCCCTTTCCGCATTCGTGATATATCCCGCCGCGGCCGAAGCGGCTACGACGGCTGTGCCGGCCAGATAAACGCTCCCTCCGGCGCCCATTCGACCTGCCATATTTCTTGGAGAGTTGGCTATGCACACTTCTCCTTCCGCGAGAATTCCCGCGTCGTGGCCTCCGCAGGCGCCGCAGGCGGGAGAACCGATGATCGCTCCGGCTTCGTGCAGCGTTTCCAGATACCCCAGCGATAACGCCATTCCGTAGATTTTCCTGCTTGCCGGGATAACCAGCAGGCGAACCCCCGGGGCAATCTTTTTATTTTTCAGGACTTCCGAGGCCATTTCTAAATCCCGAAGCAATCCGCCGGCGCAGGAACCTATAAAAGCCTGATCGATGCGAATCTTTTGCGGCGCCGTTTCGCTCAGAGGCCGCACGTTTGTGGGCAGGTCGGGGACAGATACGACAGGCGTCACCGCACTCAGGTCGAAACGCTCCGTTCTTATGTACGCCGCGCCTTCGTCGATTTGATCCCGCCGGACGAAGAGAGCGTTTTTCGCCCCCATCTCCATGGAGAGAACGCAGCACATAAGACGTTCTTCCCGGGACATCGCTTCCGCGCCCTGCCCCTGAAATTCCACCGCGCAGTAATTGGCGCCATCCGGGCCGAGCCTTCCAAGGACCTGCATCATGAGGTCCCGCACTTCGACGTGAGGCGGCAGCTTTCCGTCCAGGATCACCGCCACGGTTTCCGGCACTCGAAACCACAACTTCCCCGTGACCAGAACCGCGGCCATTTCCGTAGCTCCTATGCCCGCAGCGAAGGCTCCTTCCGCTCCTTCTCCTGTGGTATGAGAATCGGTGCCCACCACGATTTGCCCTGGACGCGCCAGTTCTTCTTCCAGCATCACGACATGACTGATGCCCTGTCCGCAGTCGTAAAAGCGGTTTATGCCATGTTCTTTCGCGAAACGTCTCATGAGGCTGTGGTGTTTCGTCGCCTTGATGGACGTGGAGGGACTGTGATGATCGATGAAAAAAACGACGCGTTCCGGCCGCTGAACAACGGCGTCGCGGATTTTGTTAAAATGTCCGATCACCAGGGCGGCGTTATTGTCGTGAATCATCATGCGGTCGACTTCCGCTTCGACGATCTCTCCCGGGTGTACTTTCTCTCTGCCGCATCCTCGAGCCAGAATTTTTTCGGAAACCGTCATCGCCATCGTCGTCGCCTCAGCTCGACCGTCATTCGAACGTCAAATTGACCGTTTTATTGAAGGCGTCGTGAATCGCGTCCATGGCGTCACCCGATGTTTCGGCGTTGCCCACCAGCAGCGTTTGTATGCCTTTTTTTTGAAACTTTTGAATAAACTCCGGACTGGCCGGCTTGTAGCCGCAGGCCAGAATGTACCGGAACCTGCCGTCGATGCGCCGTTCCGTTCCATCTTCGCCCCTGATGGTCAATCCCTCGCCGTCGACGCTCTGAACCGTACTGTGGCGTACAACCTCGATGCCGGTTTTGTCGAAACGGTTCTTCATGAAATGCCACCGCGCTACGCCCAAAGTGGCGACAGGCTCCCGCGGATCGTTGCCGACAAGTATCGCTTTTTTCCCATTCTCCAGAATCGTGTCCGCAACTTCGTACCCCACGATGCCGTCTCCGATAACCACATAACTGTCTCCGTCCCACCGGTCGTGAGAGGCGTCGTCGATAAACTCCAAAGCGCTGCAGACTCTGGCGTCTGTAACGCGAATGGGGGGACGAATCGCCGTTCCTCCCACGGCCAGCACGATGAGATCCCACTGCCCCGGCGGCACGTCGTCTACGGTCGTATTGAGCTCGAATTTTACCCCCTGGAGAGGAAGTATTTTTTCATAATATTCGATAACGTTCATGTAGGATTGCTTGCCCGGCGCTTTGGCCGCCCAATAGAAGGTTCCGCCCAGTCTCGGTTCCTTTTCGAAAATTGTCACATCGTGTCCCCGCTGAGAAAGGATGTTCGCGGCCTCCAGTCCGGCGACGCCGCCGCCGATGACGGCGACGTTCCGTTTTTGCGCGTCCGGCCGAATATCGAGAAGCTCTTCGCGGCCGAGCGATGGATTTTGCAGACAGGCCGCCATGGACTTGTTCTGCTCTCTGCGGGTGCGGCAACCCTGATTGCAGCCGATGCACTTACGAACAGGGTAGTCCTTTTTCCCCACAGACTCCACCCAACGGGGTTCCGCCAGCGTCGTGCGCGCCACGGCGATGAAGTCGGCCTCTCCCTTTTCGATCATGCTTTCGCCCACTTCCCAGTCGACGATGCGACCCACGACGATCACGGGGATCTTCAGCCCTTCTTTCAGGCATCTCCCCATCCAGGCCAGATGTCCCTGCTGAACCTCCGAAGGGGGGCATTCCCACTCTTCGCTTTCCGGCATTCCGGAGGAAACGTGGATGGCGTCGGCTCCGGCGTCCTGAACGAGCTGACAAATTTTCAAAGACGCGGGCAGCTCGCGACCGCCTGGAATGCGCTCTTCGCCGCTGATGCGCAGAATGACCGGAAAATCCTTACCGCAAAGCTCTTTCATGCGGGAAATCATTTCCGTGACCGTTCTGGCGCAGTTCTCAAGGCTGCCCCCGTATTGGTCCGTCCGCGTATTCAAAAGCTCCGAGAGAAGCAGCGCCACTTCATGGCCGTGAGCGCCGTGAATTTCCACTCCGTCGAAGCCCGCCTTTTGAGCGCGTCGGGCTCCCTCTGCATAGGATTCAATGAGTTGTTTAATTTCCTCTGTGCTCAGGTCAAAAGGAGATTCCGTGAAGTCCTTCCGACCGAACTGAATGCCCGAGGGGTGAATTTGGCAGAACGCCTTCGCGCCTCTTCCATGGAGGGCGTCCAGCAGCGGTTTCCATTGAGCGATGCGGGAGTCGTCCGCCAGAGAACCCCGCGCCCTTTTATTCGCTCCGTGAGGATTGGCCGGAATGATGAAAGCCCCCATGCCGGCTTTGGCCCGGCTGTCGAAAAAAGCGATCATACGGTCCGTTACCTCACCGTCTTTGCCGGAGAAGTACAGGCACATGGAGGAGGTGAAAATCCGGTTCCTGATCTCCACCGGTCCAATCCTGGCGGGAGTCAGTAATTTAGGAAAATTTTCCATTTTTACGCTTCCTCCGCGTTCTGCTCAGGCATTTTCCGAAACTTTCCGGCGCAGCGACTGGTGTTGAAGATGCCGCAGGTGCAGGGTTTGGAAATAATCAAAGCGGCGTCTTCGGGAGAGAGTTTGCCGCTTTTCACCTTTTGGGAGACGTCCCGGACAAGGTTTCGGGAAATCAGGGAATGTCCGCACATCGTCATCATCTCCATGACGTCGTCCTCGGGCAGCGTTTCTGTTTTTCCGTAAATGCCAAGAGAAATCAGAGCGGTATGGGGTTTCAGCCCACATTCGTGAGCGATGCGAATCACCTCATCAATCAGGCCGCTCACCACCATCGAAATGCCCAACGCGGCCTCTTTGGCCTTCATCAGGACGCCTTTGACCGCCTCTCGATCGTCGAAGACAGCGATGATGCCGTAAGCATGATCCAGTGTTTTCGCGTATTCCTCGGGTTTCAGTCCGGCGGCGAAACTTTTCCCCGAGTGGCTGGAGCCAAAATTGACCACTTTTTCCGAGGTGAAAATAGAGAGAATTTTGCGCAGTTTTTCGCCGCAGTTCTCCCTGTTGACCCCTCTGGCGGCCCGGGCGTAAATACAAAAATCGTTTTTGAGGCTTTCGGCCGAACCGTAGCGATGCAGCGAATGACTCATGGTAATCCCTCCCTTATCTGTCCACCAGAGGACGTCCAAGTCCCACGTTGATCTTCGCGTTGGGACGCACAAAAAGTCCCATGGCTTTCAATTTATCGATGACGGGCAGCGTCGAATCCTCGGCGAAACGCGTCACCAGTCCCACAGAAACAACGGTGTCGAGCTCTTTAAGACGAGGAAGGATCGCGTTTAAAATACTTTCCAGTTCCTCGGCCCTGTCTATGCGGATTTCCAGTATTCCGGAAAGAATTTTTTCGTTGAGAAACTCCGGTTTGAACTCTCCGGACATGTCCTCTTTCAGCAGGCCGAACAGGGGATTGTCCTCCAGAATGGAGATGTTCAGCGAACGCACGAGTTTGGTGACCTTCTCGATCTCGGAGATGCGCGTTCCCGTTCCCGGACGGCCGAACTCCAGAAGCAAACCGTATTCGCCTTTGCCGAATTTGCCCGTCACGTCGTTTGTTTTGGCCTCTTCCGTGCCACGTCCCCATGCCTTGAGCTTCGGATGTTCCACGCCGGGGTCGCTGAACTGCATACGGATCGCCCGAGGGTAGTCGAAAGATTCTTTGGGCATGTAAATCGCTTTCATCGGGCATACATCGGCGCGCAGACACACCCCGCATTCGACGCATTCGTCCTGATCAATCTTCGCCTTTTTCCCCTCGGCCACAATGCTGCTCACGGGACAATACGGAACGCAGGCTTTGCAGCCAACGCATTTATCAGCATCGATCTTCACGGTCAATCCGCCTCCTCTTCATTTTCAAAAGTTTTTTCAACCAAAGCGATATTGTTCAGAATCGCTTCTTTGCGTATTCTTTCTGCGCTGACCGCGTCGCCGTCCTCAATGGAGCGGATCAGCTCTTCGTGTTTCCTGACGGATTCCTGAGATTTTCCGGTATTGGCCAAAATTCTTGCTCTGTACCTCATGGTTTGTTTATTGAAGCGTTCCAGCATTTCGATGAGCAATTCGTTTCCGCAGGAAGAAATCAGGGTCTCGTGGAATTGAACGTTGTAAGTCCAGTAGTCCCTGACATTGCCGTCTGTCACGGCTTTTTTCATTTTTTCATGGATGCTCCGGAGATCCCGGGCCAGGTCTTTACCTCTGACCCTGACGGCCAAAAAAGTGGCGAGGCTTTCAAGGTTTGCCCGGATCGTATAAATGTCGATCGCCTCTTTGCGGGTGAGTTTCGATACAAAAACGCCCTTGCGCGCTTTATTCGTCAAAAAACCCTGATTTTCAAGAATGCGAAAAGCCTCTCTCAGGGGCGAACGGCTGACCTCAAGCATGTCGCACATGGCCTGTTCCGTGAGACGCTCCCCCGGTTTCAGTTCATCATTGATGATACGATCTTCGATGTTTTCCACGATGGTCTGCACAAGACTTTTATGCAAAAGCCCCGGCGTTGATTCGGATAACGGCATGGCAGTCTGTTCACTCCCTGCGTTTTGTATACAATCATACAATATGATTGTCATAATAAAAGACGCATATCTTTTTGTCAAGAGAATCATCAGATTTGTGTCACCAGATTTGCTTTGTTTTGTATGGAAAAATTCGCTTTGATAAAAATAAAAACGCCGAAAAGGAATTTCTTCGGTTGAGGAAGATTTCCTTTTCGGCGCGAGGATTTGGAAGAATCGGTCAAAGTCGGGGAGAGCTTCGAATGAAAAGCAGGAGTATTATTTTTTACTGTTTTTCGATTTTGCTTCTTCGATGAGATTTTTGCTCTCCGTGGAGTTTTTGAGCAGGGCATATTCGTAGGCGCTTCTGCCGGTGTTATCCGCGATGACGAAGCTCGCCCCCGCAGCCAGAAGCGTGCGCACGGCTTCCGTGTTATTGTAGGAAGCGGCCACCATCAGGGGCGTCGTCCCTCCGCTGTCGGGAATGTCCACAGGGCAGCCCTTTTCCAGAAGCAGCTGAATGATTCCTGAACCATCCTCGGTTCGCGCGGCAAAGTGCAGGGGAGTCCATCCCACCATGTCCCTGGCTTTGAAGTCCGCTCCGGCGTCGAGAAGACGTCCCGCCGTTTCTTCTTTTCCCCGAAGCGCGGCCTGCATCAGCGGAGTGGCGTGGGTGTAATCGACCGTGTTGACGTTCGCTCCGGCCTCGATGAGAAAGTCGATAGTTTCCAGGTCCTCTTCCCGGGACAGAATGGACTGGACGAGAGGTGTGGCCCCATCCAGATCCTTCGCCTCCAGATCGGCGCTGAGAGCCGTCAGGCTTTGCAGTGCCTCCATGTTGCCCACGGAAGCGGCGATCATGAGGGGGTTCAGCCCTTCCACGTTCTTTTGATCGACAGAAGCGCCGGAGTCGACCAGAATCCTGAAAATATCGGAATTTTCCGCTCTCTGGGCAGCCAGCATAAGGGGCGTCAGACCATCCCATGTGCCAAGGTTGGGATCGGCCCCTCTTTCCAGCAGGACTTTGATGGAAGGGGCGTCTTCCGCACCCACCGCGCCCATGAGGGCGGTTACGGTGTCCAGCGACTGCTGATTGGGGTTGCCTCCGAGGTCGAGGATATTTTTGAGGGTCTCCGGTTCGGCTTTGGAATCGATGGCGATCATCAGAGGGGTGAGCCCCCGGCGGGTGGTCTCGTTGATATCGGCTCCCGATCCGATCAGCAATTCAAAAATTTCCCTGGGGGCTCCTTTTGCGACGGCGTGCATCAGCGGCGTCCAGGAGTTGCGGTCTCTCATGTTCGCTTTGGCTCCCGCGCTCAAAAGATACCGAACCGCCGCCACGTTCTTCTGCCGGCAGGCCTCCGTCAGGGGAGTGGTCAGGGACGAGTCCAGCGCGTTGGGACTGGCTCCCGCTTCAATCAGGACTTTCAGAACGTCCGGAGACGTTCCCTCCCTGGCGGCTGCCAGGAGAATGGCGCTTCTGTTCTGGTCGTCCTCGGCTTTGACGTCGGCTCTGCCCTCCAGAAAGAGGTTCGCCGTCTCCGCGCCGGCTCCCACGGAAATCGCAGTCATCAGAGGCGTATAACGGTTCTTCCCCCGGATGTTGACGTCCGCTCCGGCTTCAATCAGAAGGCGAATTACTTCGGCTTTCGGTTTTTCCGACGCCACGAGCAGAGGCGTGAAGCCATCGGTATTCGCCTCGTCCACTTTCGCCCCGGAGTCCAGCAGCAGCTGGACGATCTGCCCGGCGGAACGGGCTGCGGCAAGCCACAGAGGCGTCCGTCCGCTCCTGTCTCGAACGTTGGGAAGAGCGCCGTTTCTCAGAAGAACGGCGGTTACCTCCGGGGATGAGTTGGAAGCGGCGGCCAGGCTGAGGGGAGTGCGTCCCTGGCTGTCGGAGGAATTCACCGGACTTCCGGCTTTCAAAATCGCTTCGGTGATTCGGGGATGAGGATTATAGGCGGCCGCCAGCATCAGAGGCGTCAGCTTTTCGAGTCCCTCCGCGGTCAGAGAAGCGCCCTTCTTCACGAGAATATCCACCATTTCCGGATCAGAAGCGTGTTCGGCCACGATGTGGATTGGCCGGTTGCCGCTGGGGAAAACCACGTCCGCCGATGACTCCTGAAGAATGCGCTCCAGATCCTGAGGCGTCCCGGAGGTGCAAATACTTTCCAGATCGACGGCGCTGACCTCTTTGACCGCGGCCTGCACAGCCTTCGTGAGACAAAACGTCGCCAGAACCAGCAGAACCGCAGCGACGCATTTTTTCGTCCATTTCCAGAATTTTGTAAGCGAAACGGCCCGGCAGTCAAACATTTCTGCCGATACCGTTTTTGAATCTTCCCGCTTCAGATTTTCAACTTTACACTTCAAATCCTTATTCACTTCAAATTGGGATAACCCCGTCATTAACTGTATCCTCCCGTATTTCCTGTTTACGTATTCTCCGTTTATCCACGATTCAGTTTTTTCCCGCTGCTGAAGCTGGGCCCCAGAGCTTCGGCGAGGCCGTAGTATTCCCCGCTCAGAATGAACGCGAGAGGGTCCATTTTTTTCACGTCCGGTTTTCCCGTTTCCTGGAGAACGGCGCTTTCCATCCATGTGGCCGCAATTTCCCCCAGAAACAGGTCGTGGCTTCCCAGTTCCAGAGTGTGGGCCAGGCGACACTCCATGGATACGGGGAATTCCTGCACGAGGGGAACGTTCAGAACCTCTCCTCGAACGGGCGTCAGGCGAGTGTCGCTGAATTTGTCCACGTCTTTTCCCGACGCAATGCCGCAGTAATCCGTCTCGACGAGGTATTTTGCCGAGGGGATGTTCACGCTGAACACCTTCTGTTCCACAATGGCGGCGTGGGTATAACGGCTTTTGCGGAGGGAAATCTGGATCATCGGCGGTTCGGAGCAGCAGATTCCCGTCCAGGCCAGAGTGGCCAGATTGGGCCTGCCGTTTTTGTCATAAGTGCCGACGACCACGATGGGAGTTGGGTAAAGACCCAGTTTGGGGCCCAGGTTTTTTTTCATGATTCAACACCTCCTGCATGTTCTCTCTGTTCGACGGATTCGCGGGATTTTTCCATGGGTCTTTGGATCTTCCGAGCTTTCCATCAGCCCGCGAGTTTTTCCACAATGGCCACCAGGGCTTTGACGCCTTTGAGCATGCTGCTTTCGTCTACGTCGAAGCCTCCGTTGTGGTGCGGCGCGGCAATGTCGGAGCCCAGCGCCAGATAGGTCGCCTGTCCTCCCTGCTCCTGAACGCGGCGCATCATCCAGGTCGCGTCCTCGCTGCCTCCTCCCTGAACGGTTTCCCGGATTTCTTTGAAGCAGCCCAGTTCCTGTATCGCCTCCCTGACTTTCGCCACCAGCGGAGCGTCTCCCGACGCGTTTGTCCCTTCGCCGGTTTTTATCACCCGAACCTCCGTTTCGTACATGGCGGCCGCGCCCTTCAGAATCTCCTGAGCGCGTTTGTAGACGTAGTCGGAAATTTCCTGCGTCTCTCCCCGGGTTTCAGCCTTCATAAAGGCCGACCCCGCGATGACGTTGCGCCCCGTTCCGGCGTTCAGGACTCCCACGTTGACCCGCATCGATCCGTCGCTGTGGGGAGCGATTCCGTGGAGGGCCAGGGCTGCGGAGGCGGCGGCCAGAAGCGCGTTGTGCCCTTTGTGCGGAGCTCCCGCGGCGTGGGCGGGTTTTCCGGTGATTTCCACGTCGAATTTCGTGGTGCAGAGATACCCCAGGGAGTTCAGCCCGAAAACACCGGAGGGAACCCCACCGCCGATGTGCATGGCCAAAAAGTAATCCGACCCGTCGACGACGCCTTTGCGCATCATGGCGTAGGCCCCTCGGCACCCCTCTTCGCCGGGCTGGAAAATCAGGCGGATTTCCCCTTTGAGGGAATCTTTTCTTTCCATCAGGATTTGAGCGACGCCAAGGCCCATGGCGGTGTGGGTGTCGTGACCGCAGGCGTGGGTCAGCAGAGCGTTGACGCTGGCGAAGCCCTCCCGGGCTGGACGATGGTCGGCCTCCGTGGATTCGTTCACGTCGACGCAGTCCATGTCGAAACGAACGGAGATCACAGGGCCGGGCCGTCCTGTTTGAAGCGTCGCGACGACGCCCGGGTAGCGTTTCATTTCATTGATCCGCGCCTCGCTGCCGCCCTGAGCTATTGCCCGTTGAATCTGAGCGTCGATTTCCTCCTCGGAGGGGCGTCCCATTACCGCGTCGGGGTCGATCGTGTCCCGTCCGGTTTTGATGTTCCAGCCCATTTTCGTCAGGCGGTCCGCAACGAGAGAAGAAGTGCGGAACTCCGTCCAGGCGCTTTCCGGGTATTTATGAAGATCCCTGCGTATCGAAATCAGTTCTCGTTCCAGCTTCTCCCAGTCCATGATGAACACCTCTTTTTTTGATAATGTTAAGAGTATAGTATATCGCAGTCGTTTTGCGGCACGCAGACTTATTCTCCGGACGGGAATTTCGGAAGCTTTGTTTGCGGTTTTGCAAAATCCGTCATTTTTCGAATAGACGAATACTGTAATATATATGATAAGTAAGTGTAAACATTACGGAGTGTCTCGGGGATACCCGCAGGAGGTGAACGGCTTTGGATCACGCATCGGAGGACAGTTTCTGGTGGAGTATAGACCTTGAGGCCGCGATACCGGGAGTTGCCGGGGAAATGCTCATGTCCCTGGCGGATTGTTCCGGCTCTATTGGCGCGGAATTTGTAACAGAGGGAGAAAGTCCGACTCTCAGAGCCTTTTATAGAAGTTCGGAACCTCTCGAATACTGGTTTTCGGTCTTGAACGAAATCATAAAAAATCCGGAGGGCAGTTTTTCCGGAGCGCGGATTTGTTCCTACGCAAGGGTGGAGAATCGTCCCTGGGGGACGCTGCACCTGGAGGCCTTCCCCCCGCTTCCGGTGGGAGCGAACCTCGTCGTTATGGCCCCCTGGCACAGGGGGAAGGAACCGGGAGGGAGACTTCCTCTCTATATTTATCCAGGCTCGGCGTTTGGAACGGGATACCATGAGAGCACCCAGATCGCCCTGACGTTTGTCGAGCGTTTCGTCAAAAAGGATGCCAGCGTCATCGATATTGGCGCGGGGTCCGGGGTACTTTTTATCGCGGCGCTGAAACTCGGCGCCCGGTCTGCTCTGGCTCGGGACCTGGACCCGGCGGTCATCGCCGAGATCATGCGCAATATGGAACTGAACGACCTGTCCCCGAAGCTCTGCAACCTGGCGGTGGGGGACCTTCTGAAGGGCATCGAGGAAAAGGCGGATCTTTTGATGGCCAATATCCTTCTGGAGCCGAACCTTCGTCTTCTTTCCGACGTGGGCCGTGTGCTCCGGCCAGGAGGCACGGCGGTCTTTTCGGGGATGACGGTGAAGGAACGTCCCAGGTTTCTCTCCGCCCTTTCCGGCAGCGGGCTGTCTCTGGTGGCGGAACTGACGAAAAACGAATGGTGGGGCTGTGCTGCAGGATCGAAATAAAAGTACCGGCGGCCTTCTGGGCCTTGGAGTGTGGGTTTACGTTTTGGGGTGCCGCTCGAACCTCTACGAAGGCGAGGCTCTGGCGGGAGAACTGGAGCGGAGAGGGGCCGTGATTTTTGACAAACCGGAGGGATGCCGCGCCGCGGTAATTGTCAGCTGCGCGGTTACGGCCACAGCCGATAAGAAATGCCGACAGGCCGTGCGCCGCGCCCGGCGGACTGTTGGGGAAGAGGGAGTGGTGGCGGTCTGCGGTTGCTGGGCGCAGGGCATTTCCCTGAATGAAGCCAGAGATCTGGGAATCGACATTCTTGTGGGCAATCGCCTGAAAAACGCGCTGCCCGACAGTCTGGAGGAATCGATGTCCCGTCGTCCGGCCGTACCGGTGGATATGCGTCTGGATCTGAGAACCGACCGGGTATGGGATTCTCTTTCTCTGGATCATCCCGTTCTGCGTTCCCGGGCTTTTCTGAAGGTGCAGGAGGGATGCGACCGTTTTTGCTCCTACTGTATCATTCCGTTTCTGCGGGGCCGTTCCACAAGCCGTCCCCCGGAGGATACGCTGAACGAAGCGAGGCGGGTGACGGCGGCGGGATGCTCGGAGATCGTTTTGACGGGAATCCACCTTGGAGTCTATGGACGGGATCGTCAGACGTCTCTGGCCGAACTGGTGCGAAATCTCTCCGGAGTCCCGGGTTTACGGCGTTTGAGGCTGGGATCTCTGGAGCCCTTCGCTCTGGATGAAGAGCTCCTGGACGCTCTGGCGGAGTCGCCCGTTTTTTGTCCGCATCTGCATCTTCCCTTCCAGAGCGGCGACGATGAAATTCTTGCGCGTATGAGGCGCGGGCACACGGCGGATGATTTTGCCCGGCTCTGCGACCAGGCCCGCCGGAAGCTGGGAGACGATCTGCACATCAGCGGCGACGCTCTCGTGGCGTTTCCCGGCGAGAGCGAGAAGGCCTTTCAGGCCACGCTGAACCTGATGAAGCGGGTAAATCTGGGGAGGGTTCACGTCTTCCCGTTTTCTCCCCGAAGAGGAACGGCGGCCGCCTCCTTTCCCGACCGTATTCCTTCCGGCGTCGCGGCCGAACGGGTGACGGCCGCCATGGAGCTGGGCGGGGATTTGCTGGGGCGTTACGCGTCCCGCTTTGTGGGGAAGACGGTGTCGGTGCTTTATGGTTATACGAGACATTTTCTCACGTTTGCCCTGGAATCTTCGGAGCCGGACGCTGTATCGGGCTGTTCAGGAGAGATTGACGGCAGGCGGGAAATCGAGGTTCGGGTTATGGGCTGTT encodes:
- a CDS encoding GntR family transcriptional regulator produces the protein MPLSESTPGLLHKSLVQTIVENIEDRIINDELKPGERLTEQAMCDMLEVSRSPLREAFRILENQGFLTNKARKGVFVSKLTRKEAIDIYTIRANLESLATFLAVRVRGKDLARDLRSIHEKMKKAVTDGNVRDYWTYNVQFHETLISSCGNELLIEMLERFNKQTMRYRARILANTGKSQESVRKHEELIRSIEDGDAVSAERIRKEAILNNIALVEKTFENEEEAD
- a CDS encoding flavin reductase family protein; translation: MKKNLGPKLGLYPTPIVVVGTYDKNGRPNLATLAWTGICCSEPPMIQISLRKSRYTHAAIVEQKVFSVNIPSAKYLVETDYCGIASGKDVDKFSDTRLTPVRGEVLNVPLVQEFPVSMECRLAHTLELGSHDLFLGEIAATWMESAVLQETGKPDVKKMDPLAFILSGEYYGLAEALGPSFSSGKKLNRG
- the leuD gene encoding 3-isopropylmalate dehydratase small subunit (catalyzes the isomerization between 2-isopropylmalate and 3-isopropylmalate in leucine biosynthesis), translated to MNHCWKLGDNVPTDEILPFQYMVLTDPSELGLHILENVKPGFARRLARGDILAAGSNFGCGSSREQAPLALKGAETGAIVAKSYARIFFRNCINIGLPAVVCPAAVDAIVEGDRAEVNLTSGEIVVMKENDNRAFYKFEPFPPFLLEYLLNGGLINTLNQRRIGN
- a CDS encoding 4Fe-4S binding protein codes for the protein MKIDADKCVGCKACVPYCPVSSIVAEGKKAKIDQDECVECGVCLRADVCPMKAIYMPKESFDYPRAIRMQFSDPGVEHPKLKAWGRGTEEAKTNDVTGKFGKGEYGLLLEFGRPGTGTRISEIEKVTKLVRSLNISILEDNPLFGLLKEDMSGEFKPEFLNEKILSGILEIRIDRAEELESILNAILPRLKELDTVVSVGLVTRFAEDSTLPVIDKLKAMGLFVRPNAKINVGLGRPLVDR
- a CDS encoding 3-isopropylmalate dehydratase large subunit, whose protein sequence is MAMTVSEKILARGCGREKVHPGEIVEAEVDRMMIHDNNAALVIGHFNKIRDAVVQRPERVVFFIDHHSPSTSIKATKHHSLMRRFAKEHGINRFYDCGQGISHVVMLEEELARPGQIVVGTDSHTTGEGAEGAFAAGIGATEMAAVLVTGKLWFRVPETVAVILDGKLPPHVEVRDLMMQVLGRLGPDGANYCAVEFQGQGAEAMSREERLMCCVLSMEMGAKNALFVRRDQIDEGAAYIRTERFDLSAVTPVVSVPDLPTNVRPLSETAPQKIRIDQAFIGSCAGGLLRDLEMASEVLKNKKIAPGVRLLVIPASRKIYGMALSLGYLETLHEAGAIIGSPACGACGGHDAGILAEGEVCIANSPRNMAGRMGAGGSVYLAGTAVVAASAAAGYITNAERGEIK
- a CDS encoding NAD(P)/FAD-dependent oxidoreductase: MENFPKLLTPARIGPVEIRNRIFTSSMCLYFSGKDGEVTDRMIAFFDSRAKAGMGAFIIPANPHGANKRARGSLADDSRIAQWKPLLDALHGRGAKAFCQIHPSGIQFGRKDFTESPFDLSTEEIKQLIESYAEGARRAQKAGFDGVEIHGAHGHEVALLLSELLNTRTDQYGGSLENCARTVTEMISRMKELCGKDFPVILRISGEERIPGGRELPASLKICQLVQDAGADAIHVSSGMPESEEWECPPSEVQQGHLAWMGRCLKEGLKIPVIVVGRIVDWEVGESMIEKGEADFIAVARTTLAEPRWVESVGKKDYPVRKCIGCNQGCRTRREQNKSMAACLQNPSLGREELLDIRPDAQKRNVAVIGGGVAGLEAANILSQRGHDVTIFEKEPRLGGTFYWAAKAPGKQSYMNVIEYYEKILPLQGVKFELNTTVDDVPPGQWDLIVLAVGGTAIRPPIRVTDARVCSALEFIDDASHDRWDGDSYVVIGDGIVGYEVADTILENGKKAILVGNDPREPVATLGVARWHFMKNRFDKTGIEVVRHSTVQSVDGEGLTIRGEDGTERRIDGRFRYILACGYKPASPEFIQKFQKKGIQTLLVGNAETSGDAMDAIHDAFNKTVNLTFE
- a CDS encoding ankyrin repeat domain-containing protein: MKCKVENLKREDSKTVSAEMFDCRAVSLTKFWKWTKKCVAAVLLVLATFCLTKAVQAAVKEVSAVDLESICTSGTPQDLERILQESSADVVFPSGNRPIHIVAEHASDPEMVDILVKKGASLTAEGLEKLTPLMLAAAYNPHPRITEAILKAGSPVNSSDSQGRTPLSLAAASNSSPEVTAVLLRNGALPNVRDRSGRTPLWLAAARSAGQIVQLLLDSGAKVDEANTDGFTPLLVASEKPKAEVIRLLIEAGADVNIRGKNRYTPLMTAISVGAGAETANLFLEGRADVKAEDDQNRSAILLAAAREGTSPDVLKVLIEAGASPNALDSSLTTPLTEACRQKNVAAVRYLLSAGAKANMRDRNSWTPLMHAVAKGAPREIFELLIGSGADINETTRRGLTPLMIAIDSKAEPETLKNILDLGGNPNQQSLDTVTALMGAVGAEDAPSIKVLLERGADPNLGTWDGLTPLMLAAQRAENSDIFRILVDSGASVDQKNVEGLNPLMIAASVGNMEALQSLTALSADLEAKDLDGATPLVQSILSREEDLETIDFLIEAGANVNTVDYTHATPLMQAALRGKEETAGRLLDAGADFKARDMVGWTPLHFAARTEDGSGIIQLLLEKGCPVDIPDSGGTTPLMVAASYNNTEAVRTLLAAGASFVIADNTGRSAYEYALLKNSTESKNLIEEAKSKNSKK